The DNA region CTCGGCCACAAGCTCCCGCAAGAACGAGCGCAGGCGGTCCTTGACCGTCAGGTCGAGGCCAATCGTCGGCTCGTCCAAGAAGAGCGTGCCGGGGCTGTGGATGAGTGCCGCCGCGAGATCGGCGCGCATCCGCTGGCCAAGCGAGATGCTTCGGGCGGTAGACGACAGGATGTTCTCGATGCCGAGCGTCGTCACGAGCCTTTCCAGGGTGGCGCTGTACTCCTTGGCGCCGATGCCGTGCATGTCTCGCAACAACTCAAGCGAGTCTCGGACGGGGAGGTCCCACCACAACTGAGTCCTCTGGCCAAACACGACGCCGATGCGCCGCGCGTTCTCGATGCGATTCTTGTGCGGAATGGCGCCGTCGACGCGCACCTCGCCCGATGTGGGCACGAGAATCCCGGTGAGGAGCTTGATCGTCGTCGACTTTCCTGCACCGTTTGGTCCCACGTACGCGACGGCTTCCCCGCGGTTGACGGCGAGGTCTATTCCGTCGACCGCCGCTGTCTCGGTGTAGTGGCGTTCAAACAGGTGACGCACGGAGCCCTTGAGCCCGGGGCCCTTATCCGGTCTCCGGAAGACCTTCCGGAGGTCCGACGCCAGAATCTGCTCCATTGCCCGCGATCCTCCCCTGCCGCATGCCATTCGACTGGTCATCGGCGAACGTGTCACGTCATGGTGGCACATGCCCCTGACAACTCTCAATGGTGGGCGCTTCAGGCTCAGCCGTCGGTCGAGAAACCCTGACCGCGTTAAGCCAAGGCCTCCGCCCGTACCAACGCAAGCCGCTCCTCGATCTCCAGCCTGCGCGCCTGCGACAAACTCGCGGCGTCGGCGAACGAGTCGAAGCGAGCAACGGCGTCGGCGACTCGAGCGATGATGTCGCGATAACCGGCGACGCCCGCG from Demequina lutea includes:
- a CDS encoding ABC transporter ATP-binding protein encodes the protein MEQILASDLRKVFRRPDKGPGLKGSVRHLFERHYTETAAVDGIDLAVNRGEAVAYVGPNGAGKSTTIKLLTGILVPTSGEVRVDGAIPHKNRIENARRIGVVFGQRTQLWWDLPVRDSLELLRDMHGIGAKEYSATLERLVTTLGIENILSSTARSISLGQRMRADLAAALIHSPGTLFLDEPTIGLDLTVKDRLRSFLRELVAEGTTVMLTTHDLGDIEDICSRMVIIDEGKKLYDGGLRAVMETYARDRTMHISTVRAPSSIASIASRIPLAKVSEGASALEFNVSFDPSVVSAGEVLLAVQAEADVADISIDEPAIEDVVRKVYAHKLKPDVGPSSRADGSS